One window of the Rhizobiaceae bacterium genome contains the following:
- a CDS encoding EAL domain-containing protein, giving the protein MAQGLVKLAGSARLIVLIKSAYWVGLLIIAIVAMISFMTLSNMMVRQQVDAAAVQLNGSQMALSQRILILQHNIGNTPDSWRPRLIEELHSRTAQFEHGYRQLTKYLADNPFEEVPGGAGSASDVLHAEPFQLDLHSQLLITNARRFLAAHEGKEPIQAGAGEAASDFTVANATLTGYAELGRRIEAGAKANLESMLRLHSALYYGTIAVIVLVALFIFRPMSNAILRKTYELTDARNSMAFIANHDGLTGLYNRAFLAGHFDTMIKGAHRRRERLAVIQLDLDKFKQINDTLGHAAGDYVLVATAQRMLGSCRASDVCIRLGGDEFVMVLNAAGTTEDIDALAKRILTRINEPIVYQGITIMPGASAGIAVYPVDGDTADDLLVHADLALYAAKRLGGGGISFFSEQLRQELDYRTKLESDLKLAIELEAFEVYFQPQISLSSGRITGLEALVRWNHPERGMVSPASFLQVAVKAGLMPPIGRIVMRKAIRQAAEWHRAGVEFGRLALNVSGTELRENDFDVFLFRMLESAGLPPEKLSLEIVESVILDDAKTGIAAKLRQIRSTGVHLELDDFGTGYASLIHVNPNEIDRLKIDRRFVQNIDANGDNTKIVRAITELARGLGISIIAEGAETEAELDLLQSLGCDQVQGYSIAFPMPGAQTLEWLQQRAPKPPKLTVVAGAKA; this is encoded by the coding sequence ATGGCGCAGGGGCTCGTCAAACTCGCGGGATCGGCGAGGCTGATCGTTCTCATCAAGTCGGCCTACTGGGTCGGACTGCTGATCATCGCGATCGTCGCCATGATCTCCTTCATGACGCTGAGCAACATGATGGTGCGCCAACAGGTGGACGCGGCCGCCGTCCAGCTCAACGGCTCCCAGATGGCGCTTTCCCAGCGCATCCTGATCCTCCAGCACAATATCGGCAACACGCCGGACAGCTGGCGGCCCCGGCTGATCGAGGAGTTGCACTCGCGCACGGCGCAGTTCGAACATGGCTACCGGCAACTGACGAAATACCTGGCCGACAACCCGTTCGAGGAAGTTCCGGGCGGCGCGGGCAGCGCCAGCGACGTGCTCCATGCGGAGCCGTTCCAGCTCGATCTCCATTCGCAACTGCTGATCACCAACGCCAGACGCTTCCTCGCGGCGCATGAAGGGAAAGAACCCATACAAGCGGGCGCGGGAGAGGCCGCATCCGACTTCACCGTCGCCAACGCCACGCTGACCGGCTACGCCGAACTCGGACGGCGCATCGAAGCAGGCGCCAAGGCCAATCTCGAAAGCATGCTGCGGCTGCACAGCGCGCTCTATTACGGCACCATCGCGGTGATCGTGCTGGTGGCGCTGTTCATCTTCCGGCCCATGTCGAACGCCATCCTGCGCAAGACGTACGAGCTGACCGACGCCCGCAACTCGATGGCCTTCATCGCCAATCATGACGGGCTCACCGGGCTCTACAACCGCGCCTTCCTCGCCGGCCATTTCGACACGATGATCAAGGGCGCGCACCGCAGACGCGAGAGGCTTGCCGTGATCCAGCTAGACCTCGACAAGTTCAAGCAGATCAACGACACGCTCGGGCACGCCGCCGGCGATTACGTGCTGGTGGCGACGGCCCAGCGCATGCTGGGTTCCTGCCGCGCCTCCGACGTGTGCATCCGTCTCGGCGGCGACGAATTCGTGATGGTGCTCAACGCCGCGGGAACGACCGAGGACATCGACGCCCTCGCCAAGCGCATCCTGACGCGCATCAACGAGCCAATCGTCTATCAGGGCATCACCATCATGCCGGGCGCCAGCGCCGGCATCGCGGTCTATCCGGTGGACGGGGACACGGCGGACGACCTGCTCGTCCACGCGGATCTGGCGCTCTATGCGGCGAAGAGGCTCGGCGGCGGCGGCATCTCCTTCTTCTCCGAACAACTCCGGCAGGAACTCGACTACCGGACCAAGCTGGAGAGTGACCTGAAGCTCGCGATCGAGCTGGAAGCGTTCGAGGTCTATTTCCAGCCGCAAATCTCGCTCTCCAGCGGCAGGATCACCGGGCTGGAAGCGCTCGTGCGCTGGAACCATCCCGAGCGCGGCATGGTTTCGCCCGCCTCCTTCCTGCAGGTGGCGGTGAAGGCCGGGCTGATGCCGCCTATCGGCCGCATCGTCATGCGCAAGGCGATCCGGCAGGCCGCCGAATGGCATCGCGCCGGCGTGGAGTTCGGACGGCTCGCGCTCAACGTCTCCGGCACCGAACTGCGCGAGAACGATTTCGACGTGTTCCTCTTCAGGATGCTGGAGAGCGCCGGCCTGCCGCCCGAAAAACTGTCGCTGGAGATCGTGGAATCCGTGATCCTGGACGACGCCAAGACCGGGATAGCGGCCAAGCTCAGGCAAATCCGGTCGACGGGCGTGCATCTGGAGCTCGACGATTTCGGCACGGGCTACGCCTCGCTCATCCACGTCAACCCGAACGAGATCGACCGCCTCAAGATCGACCGCCGTTTCGTGCAGAACATCGACGCCAATGGCGACAACACCAAGATCGTGCGCGCCATCACGGAACTCGCACGCGGGCTGGGCATCTCGATCATCGCCGAAGGGGCGGAGACCGAGGCCGAGCTCGACCTGCTGCAATCGCTCGGCTGCGACCAGGTGCAGGGCTATTCGATCGCCTTCCCTATGCCCGGCGCGCAGACGCTGGAATGGCTGCAACAGCGCGCGCCCAAGCCGCCGAAGCTGACGGTGGTGGCCGGCGCGAAGGCGTGA
- a CDS encoding DUF4170 domain-containing protein has translation MAEEDSKKQLLHLVFGGELKSVNGTEFRDLNALDIVGIYPSYAAAQTAWKAKAQQTVDNAHMRYFVVHLHRLLDPEAAGSKG, from the coding sequence ATGGCCGAGGAAGATTCGAAGAAGCAGCTTTTGCATCTGGTGTTCGGCGGCGAGCTGAAGTCGGTGAACGGCACCGAGTTCCGTGATCTCAACGCGCTCGATATCGTCGGCATTTATCCCAGCTATGCGGCTGCGCAGACGGCGTGGAAGGCGAAGGCGCAGCAGACGGTCGACAATGCGCATATGCGCTATTTCGTCGTCCACCTCCATCGGCTGCTCGACCCGGAAGCGGCCGGCAGCAAAGGCTGA
- the waaA gene encoding lipid IV(A) 3-deoxy-D-manno-octulosonic acid transferase, with protein MSERWARRMLGAYSLAGSAAYPLVGAYVTWRATRGKEDPKRRSERYGYASRHRPPGPLIWFHAASVGETLAVIPLVESIVAYGVNIVLTTGTVTSARLVEERLGNRVIHQYVPLDLRPAVRRFLDFWRPDLVIIAESEIWPMTILELGARRVPQILVNGRLSDRSFAAWQKRHHIAEALFENLAHVVAQSDVDGERFRALGARPVTVSGNLKVDTPPPPVDDKALAQLQRQIGKRKTWAAVSTHDGEEAVAAEVHTMLRGRHRGLLTIIVPRHPDRAQALAEEFRAQGLVVARRSLGEKITPETDILLGDTIGEMGLYLRLTEIAFVGRSLTSEGGQNPLEPAMLETAVLAGRNVQNFRESYQRLIESGGAKFVRDRDMLAGAVNFLLNNEVARQEMISAGAQTVEEMRGALNRTLKAIDPFIQPLKVQARLGEGIEGGR; from the coding sequence ATGAGCGAGCGCTGGGCACGCCGCATGCTCGGCGCCTACAGCCTCGCCGGCTCGGCGGCCTACCCGCTTGTCGGCGCTTATGTGACGTGGCGCGCCACCCGTGGCAAGGAAGATCCGAAACGCCGCAGCGAGCGCTATGGCTACGCCAGCCGCCACCGCCCGCCGGGACCGCTGATCTGGTTCCATGCCGCGAGCGTCGGCGAGACGCTGGCCGTCATTCCGCTGGTCGAGAGCATCGTCGCCTATGGCGTCAACATCGTGCTGACCACCGGCACGGTCACCTCCGCCCGTCTCGTCGAGGAGCGCCTCGGCAATCGCGTCATCCATCAATACGTGCCGCTCGATCTTCGGCCTGCCGTCCGCCGTTTCCTCGATTTCTGGCGGCCGGATCTCGTCATCATCGCCGAGTCGGAGATCTGGCCGATGACGATCCTGGAACTCGGCGCCCGGCGCGTGCCGCAGATCCTCGTCAACGGCCGCCTGTCGGATCGCTCCTTCGCGGCGTGGCAGAAGCGCCATCACATCGCCGAGGCGCTGTTCGAGAATCTCGCCCATGTGGTGGCGCAATCTGACGTGGACGGCGAACGCTTCCGCGCCCTCGGCGCCCGGCCGGTCACCGTGTCGGGCAATCTCAAGGTCGATACGCCGCCGCCGCCGGTGGACGACAAGGCGCTGGCGCAGCTTCAGCGCCAGATCGGCAAGCGCAAGACATGGGCCGCCGTCTCCACCCATGACGGCGAGGAAGCGGTCGCGGCCGAGGTTCACACCATGCTGCGCGGCCGCCATCGCGGCCTCCTGACCATCATCGTCCCGCGCCATCCGGACCGCGCGCAGGCCCTTGCGGAGGAATTCCGCGCGCAGGGCCTCGTCGTGGCGCGGCGCAGCCTCGGCGAGAAGATCACGCCCGAGACGGACATCCTGCTCGGCGACACGATCGGCGAGATGGGGCTTTATCTGCGCCTCACCGAGATCGCCTTCGTCGGCCGCTCCCTGACCTCCGAGGGTGGGCAGAATCCGCTGGAGCCGGCCATGCTGGAAACCGCCGTGCTTGCTGGCCGCAACGTGCAGAATTTCCGGGAATCCTACCAGCGGCTGATCGAGAGCGGCGGCGCCAAATTCGTGCGCGACCGCGACATGCTCGCCGGCGCCGTCAACTTCCTGCTCAACAACGAGGTTGCGCGGCAGGAAATGATCTCGGCCGGCGCGCAGACCGTCGAGGAGATGCGCGGCGCGCTCAACCGCACGCTGAAGGCGATCGATCCGTTCATTCAGCCGCTCAAGGTGCAGGCGCGGCTGGGAGAGGGGATCGAGGGCGGCCGGTAG
- the lpxK gene encoding tetraacyldisaccharide 4'-kinase — translation MPAPSFWWRRAGWQAAALSPLASIYAAVAASRLRNAPREKVGIPVLCVGNFTVGGSGKTPVTIALAGAAKAMGLKPGILSRGYGGSVKTPRIVEPGRDTARDVGDEPLLLAEAAPVAVSADRAAGAGLLAARGRDLVIMDDGFQSAHIHMDFALIVTDARYGIGNGRVLPAGPLRAPVADQMRFASALLIMGEGNAADDLVATAQRLPFYRARVRPREKLDGRRFLAFAGIGHPEKFFDTVKAAGGEVVETRSFPDHHVFTQAELRQLAETAKARDLEIVTTAKDAARIGREKFAALLPDRTCVLDIAAAFDDADTPRRIIEATLSAARGM, via the coding sequence ATGCCCGCGCCTTCCTTCTGGTGGAGGCGGGCCGGCTGGCAGGCGGCGGCGCTGTCGCCTCTGGCGTCCATTTACGCTGCAGTCGCGGCCAGCCGTCTGCGCAATGCGCCGCGCGAGAAGGTCGGGATACCGGTGCTCTGCGTCGGCAATTTCACCGTAGGCGGTTCGGGCAAGACGCCCGTGACCATCGCGCTCGCCGGGGCGGCGAAGGCAATGGGGTTGAAACCCGGCATCCTTTCGCGCGGCTATGGCGGCAGCGTGAAAACGCCGCGCATCGTGGAGCCGGGGCGCGACACGGCTCGCGATGTCGGCGACGAACCGTTGCTCCTGGCCGAAGCCGCACCCGTCGCCGTGTCCGCCGACCGCGCGGCCGGCGCGGGGCTGCTCGCCGCGCGGGGCCGCGATCTCGTCATCATGGACGATGGCTTCCAGAGCGCGCATATCCACATGGACTTCGCCCTGATCGTCACCGACGCCCGCTACGGGATCGGCAACGGCCGCGTGCTGCCGGCCGGCCCGCTGCGCGCCCCGGTCGCCGACCAGATGCGCTTTGCGTCGGCGCTGCTCATCATGGGCGAAGGGAACGCAGCCGACGATCTTGTCGCGACGGCGCAGCGCCTGCCGTTCTACCGCGCCCGGGTCCGTCCGCGCGAAAAACTCGATGGCCGCCGCTTCCTCGCCTTCGCCGGCATCGGCCATCCTGAGAAGTTCTTCGACACGGTGAAGGCGGCGGGCGGCGAGGTAGTCGAAACCCGCTCCTTCCCCGACCATCATGTCTTTACGCAAGCCGAATTGCGCCAATTGGCGGAGACGGCGAAAGCGCGCGATCTCGAAATCGTCACCACAGCCAAGGATGCGGCGCGCATCGGCCGGGAGAAATTTGCCGCGCTGCTGCCCGACCGGACATGCGTGCTCGACATCGCGGCCGCGTTCGACGATGCCGACACCCCGCGGCGCATCATCGAAGCGACGCTCTCCGCCGCCCGTGGCATGTGA
- a CDS encoding DUF2093 domain-containing protein: MMNRFEGPGAREARIRYQDGDFQVTSPGAFVRCAVTGESIPLDELKYWSVARQEPYASAQISFERELQLNPDLRKRA; the protein is encoded by the coding sequence ATGATGAACCGCTTTGAAGGCCCCGGCGCGCGCGAGGCGCGAATCCGCTATCAGGATGGCGACTTCCAGGTCACCAGCCCGGGCGCTTTCGTGCGCTGCGCGGTGACGGGCGAATCCATTCCGCTCGACGAACTGAAATACTGGAGCGTGGCGCGGCAGGAACCCTATGCCAGCGCACAGATTTCCTTCGAACGCGAGCTTCAGCTCAATCCGGACCTGCGCAAGCGGGCATAG
- the mutL gene encoding DNA mismatch repair endonuclease MutL, with translation MPIRQLSETMINQIAAGEVIERPASVVKELVENALDAGASHVEIVTAGGGLNLIRVSDDGGGIPQAELTLAVARHCTSKLSHDIHDIRSLGFRGEALPSIGSVAKLTIRSRTEQGDAAAEIAVDGGRVSATRPAAANRGTMVEVRDLFFATPARLKFMKGERAESSAITDVVKRIAIAFPAVRFSLSGTDRGPLDFEAAGTDAEGRLRRIAQVMGKEFPDNALTIDALRERVALAGHVSIPSYTRANALQQYVYVNGRPVRDKLIASAIRGAYADVLPRDRHAVTVLFLTLSPQDVDVNVHPAKADVRFRDPGLVRGLIVGAIREALANAGIRPASTGAAAMMGAFRPGPARQPYAPPAARSSFGGYRVPQAGGYDMWQSPQRPLGGMTEPQQAAFDAGPLESADMRAGLEEAPADMQRLALGAARAQIHGNYIVAQTQESLVIVDQHAAHERLVYEALKQALESRDVPAQMLLLPEIVDLPEEDAERLALHAETFRRFGLGLERFGPGAVIVRETPSMLGETDVARLVRDLADELADTDTTEALKARLDRVASTMACHGSVRSGRLMKPEEMNALLRQMEATPGSGTCNHGRPTYIELKLADIERLFGRR, from the coding sequence ATGCCCATCCGCCAGCTTTCCGAAACGATGATCAACCAGATCGCCGCCGGCGAGGTGATCGAGCGGCCGGCGAGCGTGGTCAAGGAACTGGTCGAGAACGCTCTCGACGCCGGCGCCTCCCATGTCGAGATCGTCACGGCGGGTGGCGGGCTGAACCTCATCCGCGTCTCGGACGACGGCGGCGGCATTCCGCAGGCGGAGCTGACGCTGGCGGTCGCGCGGCACTGCACGTCGAAGCTCAGCCACGACATCCACGACATACGCTCGCTGGGCTTTCGCGGCGAGGCGCTGCCGTCGATCGGCTCGGTGGCGAAGCTGACGATCCGCTCGCGCACCGAGCAAGGCGACGCGGCGGCCGAGATCGCGGTGGATGGCGGTCGCGTCTCCGCCACGCGGCCGGCGGCGGCCAATCGCGGCACGATGGTGGAGGTGCGCGATCTGTTCTTCGCGACACCGGCCCGGCTGAAATTCATGAAGGGCGAGCGGGCGGAAAGCTCGGCGATCACCGACGTGGTGAAGCGCATCGCCATCGCCTTCCCCGCCGTGCGCTTCTCGCTGTCGGGGACAGATCGCGGCCCGCTCGACTTCGAGGCGGCCGGAACCGATGCGGAAGGGAGGCTGCGGCGCATCGCTCAGGTGATGGGCAAGGAATTCCCGGACAACGCGCTGACCATCGACGCGCTACGCGAGCGCGTGGCGCTGGCCGGGCATGTGTCGATCCCGAGCTACACGCGGGCCAACGCGCTGCAGCAATATGTCTATGTCAACGGCCGGCCGGTGCGCGACAAGCTGATCGCCAGCGCCATACGCGGCGCCTATGCCGACGTGCTGCCGCGCGACCGCCACGCGGTGACAGTGCTGTTCCTGACGCTTTCGCCGCAGGACGTCGACGTCAACGTGCATCCGGCCAAGGCCGACGTGCGCTTCCGCGATCCCGGGCTGGTGCGCGGGCTGATCGTCGGCGCCATACGCGAGGCGCTGGCCAATGCCGGCATAAGGCCAGCCTCCACGGGTGCCGCCGCGATGATGGGCGCGTTCCGGCCGGGACCGGCCCGGCAACCTTATGCGCCGCCGGCCGCACGCAGCTCTTTCGGCGGCTACCGCGTGCCGCAGGCGGGCGGCTACGATATGTGGCAATCGCCGCAAAGGCCGCTCGGCGGCATGACCGAGCCGCAGCAGGCGGCTTTCGACGCCGGGCCGCTGGAGAGCGCCGACATGCGCGCCGGTCTGGAGGAAGCGCCCGCAGACATGCAAAGGCTGGCGCTGGGCGCGGCGCGGGCGCAGATCCACGGCAATTACATCGTGGCGCAGACGCAGGAATCGCTCGTCATCGTCGACCAGCACGCGGCGCATGAGCGGCTGGTCTACGAGGCGCTGAAGCAGGCATTGGAAAGCCGCGACGTGCCGGCGCAGATGCTGCTCCTGCCGGAGATCGTGGATTTGCCGGAGGAGGACGCCGAGCGGCTGGCACTGCACGCCGAAACGTTCCGCCGCTTCGGGCTGGGGCTCGAACGCTTCGGACCGGGGGCGGTGATCGTGCGCGAGACGCCTTCCATGCTGGGCGAGACCGACGTGGCGCGGCTGGTGCGCGACCTCGCCGACGAACTGGCCGACACTGACACCACCGAGGCGCTGAAGGCGCGGCTCGACCGGGTCGCCTCGACCATGGCCTGCCACGGCTCGGTGCGCTCCGGCCGGCTGATGAAGCCGGAGGAGATGAACGCGCTTCTCAGGCAGATGGAGGCGACGCCCGGCTCCGGCACGTGCAATCACGGCCGGCCGACCTATATCGAGCTGAAGCTCGCCGATATCGAGCGCCTGTTCGGGCGGCGGTGA
- a CDS encoding lysophospholipid acyltransferase family protein, with product MDDTTAQAPAGPGGRKPSFWRSIRQPIKDSRFFKNFVASVAANYIRLVRLTNPMAKGSDDPTEGFVRNANSIFGIWHGQHIFLPGYHPRHDPMATMISRSADAEINALCTEKLGLKVFRGSGGRERERAIEKGGVRGLISMKKALDAGMSVGTVADIPSGTPRQAGMGIITLAKLSGRPIVPIALNTSRRKVLEKTWDKTTINLPFGRSAIFFGEPIHVARDADDAEMERKRRQLTDALNAVAARAIKVADGAA from the coding sequence TTGGACGACACCACCGCACAAGCGCCTGCCGGGCCTGGCGGCCGCAAGCCGTCATTCTGGCGTTCGATCCGGCAGCCGATCAAGGATTCGAGGTTCTTCAAGAATTTCGTCGCCTCGGTCGCGGCCAACTATATCCGGCTGGTGCGGCTGACAAATCCGATGGCGAAGGGCTCGGACGACCCGACCGAAGGTTTTGTGCGCAATGCCAATTCCATCTTCGGCATCTGGCACGGCCAGCACATCTTCCTGCCGGGCTATCATCCGCGCCACGACCCGATGGCGACGATGATCTCGCGCAGCGCCGACGCCGAGATCAACGCGTTGTGCACGGAGAAGCTCGGCCTCAAGGTGTTCCGCGGCTCGGGCGGCCGCGAGCGCGAGCGGGCGATCGAGAAGGGCGGCGTGCGCGGCCTGATCTCCATGAAGAAGGCGCTCGACGCCGGCATGTCGGTCGGCACCGTCGCGGACATACCGAGCGGCACGCCGCGCCAGGCCGGCATGGGCATCATCACGCTGGCAAAGCTCTCCGGCCGCCCGATCGTGCCGATCGCGCTCAACACCAGCCGCCGCAAGGTGCTTGAGAAGACCTGGGACAAGACCACGATCAACCTGCCTTTCGGCCGCAGCGCCATTTTCTTCGGCGAGCCGATCCATGTCGCGCGCGATGCCGACGATGCCGAGATGGAGCGCAAGCGCCGCCAACTGACCGACGCCCTGAACGCGGTCGCCGCGCGCGCCATCAAAGTCGCCGACGGGGCCGCATGA
- a CDS encoding acyl-CoA dehydrogenase, with amino-acid sequence MNIATKPSRTAANFVWNDPFLLDDQLSEDERAIRDAAAAFAADKLATRVEDAYLNEKTDPAIFREMGEAGLLGVTVPEEYGGLGAGYVTYGLIAREVERVDSGYRSMMSVQSSLVMFPIHAYGSEEQRKKYLPKLASGEFIGCFGLTEPEAGSDPGGMKTRAEKTAGGYRLNGSKMWISNSPIADVFVVWAKLRNAEGKDEIRGFVLEKGMKGLSAPKIEGKLSLRASITGEVVMENVEVGEDALLPNVKGLSGPFGCLNRARYGISWGVMGAAEDCWFRARQYGLDRKQFGKPLAGMQLYQKKLADMQTEIALGLQASLRVGRLMDEHKFAPEMISIVKRNNCGKALDIARQARDMHGGNGIQIGYHVMRHAANLETVNTYEGAHDVHALILGRAQTGLQAFF; translated from the coding sequence ATGAATATTGCCACGAAGCCGTCCAGGACGGCCGCCAATTTTGTCTGGAACGACCCCTTTCTGCTGGACGACCAGCTTTCGGAGGATGAGCGTGCCATTCGCGACGCGGCTGCGGCTTTTGCCGCCGACAAGCTCGCGACGCGCGTCGAGGATGCATATCTCAACGAGAAGACTGATCCGGCGATCTTCCGCGAAATGGGCGAGGCCGGCCTTCTCGGTGTCACCGTGCCGGAGGAATATGGCGGTCTCGGCGCCGGCTATGTCACCTATGGCCTGATCGCGCGCGAAGTCGAGCGGGTCGATTCCGGCTACCGCTCGATGATGAGCGTGCAGTCGTCGCTGGTCATGTTCCCGATTCATGCCTACGGCTCGGAAGAGCAGCGGAAAAAATACCTGCCGAAGCTCGCCTCAGGCGAATTCATCGGCTGTTTCGGCCTGACCGAGCCCGAAGCCGGCTCCGATCCGGGCGGCATGAAGACGCGTGCCGAGAAGACGGCAGGCGGTTATCGCCTGAACGGCTCCAAGATGTGGATCTCCAACTCGCCGATCGCCGATGTTTTCGTGGTGTGGGCGAAGCTCAGGAACGCCGAGGGCAAGGACGAGATCCGCGGCTTCGTGCTGGAAAAGGGCATGAAGGGCCTCTCTGCGCCGAAGATCGAGGGCAAGCTTTCGCTGCGCGCCTCGATTACCGGCGAGGTGGTGATGGAGAATGTCGAGGTCGGCGAAGACGCGCTGCTGCCGAACGTGAAGGGCCTTTCCGGCCCGTTCGGCTGCCTCAACCGCGCCCGCTACGGCATTTCGTGGGGCGTCATGGGCGCGGCGGAGGATTGCTGGTTCCGCGCCCGGCAATATGGTCTCGACCGCAAGCAGTTCGGCAAGCCGCTGGCCGGCATGCAGCTCTACCAGAAGAAGCTGGCCGACATGCAGACCGAGATCGCGCTCGGGCTTCAGGCGTCGCTGCGCGTCGGCCGCTTGATGGACGAGCACAAATTCGCGCCGGAGATGATCTCCATCGTCAAGCGCAACAATTGCGGCAAGGCGCTCGACATCGCGCGTCAGGCCCGCGACATGCATGGCGGCAACGGCATCCAGATCGGCTACCACGTCATGCGCCACGCGGCGAACCTGGAGACGGTCAATACCTATGAGGGCGCGCACGACGTGCATGCGCTGATCCTCGGCCGCGCCCAGACGGGACTTCAGGCGTTCTTCTGA
- a CDS encoding 3'(2'),5'-bisphosphate nucleotidase CysQ, with product MPDADPALTDDLVLLKDVAREAGGIAMRYFGRSPEVWMKGGHSPVSEADYAVDRFLRETLLAARPDYGWLSEETAADESRLSARRTFVVDPIDGTRAFLDGRSTWCVSVAVVEDGVPVCGVLDCPAKQSIFWAGQGGGAWQDGRAIHVRTPPGRPVVGGPKSLIGALPQQLRARLPDVPYIPSLAYRIAIVANGEFDATFVKPNSHDWDLAAADLILREAGGGIRNHLGGPPRYAGRETRHGALVAGSGALLDEIAGVILEFEA from the coding sequence TTGCCGGACGCTGACCCCGCGCTGACCGACGACCTCGTCCTGCTGAAGGACGTCGCGCGCGAGGCGGGCGGCATCGCCATGCGCTATTTCGGGCGCAGCCCCGAAGTGTGGATGAAGGGCGGCCATTCGCCGGTGAGCGAGGCCGACTATGCCGTCGACCGCTTTTTGCGCGAAACCTTGCTGGCCGCGCGCCCCGATTACGGCTGGCTTTCCGAAGAGACCGCCGCCGACGAGAGCCGGCTGTCGGCGCGCCGCACCTTCGTCGTCGACCCGATTGACGGCACCCGCGCCTTTCTCGACGGCCGCTCGACATGGTGCGTCAGCGTGGCCGTGGTGGAGGATGGCGTCCCGGTCTGCGGCGTGCTGGATTGCCCGGCGAAGCAATCGATTTTCTGGGCGGGGCAGGGCGGCGGCGCCTGGCAGGACGGCCGCGCGATCCATGTGCGGACGCCGCCCGGCCGGCCCGTTGTCGGCGGGCCGAAATCGCTGATCGGCGCCCTGCCGCAGCAGTTGCGCGCCCGCCTGCCGGACGTGCCTTACATTCCTTCGCTCGCCTACCGCATCGCCATCGTCGCCAATGGCGAGTTCGACGCGACCTTCGTGAAGCCAAATTCGCATGATTGGGATCTGGCGGCTGCGGACCTGATTCTGCGCGAGGCCGGCGGCGGCATCCGCAATCATCTGGGCGGGCCGCCGCGCTATGCCGGACGCGAGACGCGGCACGGCGCGCTGGTGGCGGGCAGCGGCGCGCTTCTGGATGAGATTGCCGGCGTCATCCTCGAATTCGAGGCTTGA
- the prmB gene encoding 50S ribosomal protein L3 N(5)-glutamine methyltransferase produces the protein MTASADPRAEILELATLRDVLRYAVSVFSAADLHYGHGSATALDEAVFLILESLHLPVDDFNAFADARLTAREKALLGERIALRIEKRLPAAYLTGRSWLAGVPFRSDARALAPRSFIAELLRSPLFDGSGQGMALVEDPESVTSVLDLCTGGGSLAILAAYAFPNAEINAADLSSDALSLAGENVAEHGLEDRIRLVQGDLFAAVDGRSYDLIITNPPYVGRETMENLPPEFRHEPEMALASGEDGFDIVRRILAEAKAHLNPGGGLICEIGADREILEADYPDIPFLWLDTEGSEGEVFWLEQDQLPE, from the coding sequence ATGACCGCATCAGCCGATCCGCGCGCCGAAATCCTCGAACTCGCCACCCTGCGCGACGTGCTGCGCTATGCGGTCAGCGTCTTTTCGGCGGCCGATCTCCACTACGGACACGGCTCCGCCACCGCGCTCGACGAGGCCGTGTTTCTGATCCTCGAATCCCTCCATCTGCCGGTGGACGATTTCAATGCCTTCGCCGACGCCCGGTTGACGGCGCGTGAGAAGGCGCTGCTCGGCGAGCGCATCGCGCTGCGTATCGAGAAGCGACTGCCTGCCGCGTATCTCACCGGCCGCTCCTGGCTGGCCGGCGTGCCGTTCCGCTCGGACGCGCGGGCGCTTGCGCCGCGTTCCTTCATCGCCGAACTGCTGCGCTCGCCATTGTTCGACGGTTCGGGCCAGGGCATGGCGCTGGTCGAGGACCCCGAAAGCGTCACCTCCGTCCTCGACCTCTGCACCGGCGGCGGCTCGCTGGCGATCCTCGCCGCCTACGCTTTCCCGAACGCCGAAATCAACGCGGCCGACCTGTCTTCCGATGCGCTGTCGCTTGCCGGGGAGAATGTCGCCGAGCACGGGCTGGAGGACCGCATCCGTCTGGTGCAGGGCGACCTGTTCGCGGCGGTCGACGGGCGCAGCTACGACCTCATCATCACCAATCCGCCCTATGTCGGCCGCGAGACCATGGAAAACCTGCCGCCGGAATTCCGGCATGAGCCGGAGATGGCGCTGGCTTCCGGCGAGGACGGCTTCGACATCGTCCGCCGCATCCTCGCGGAGGCAAAGGCGCATCTCAACCCCGGCGGCGGGCTCATCTGCGAGATCGGCGCCGACCGCGAGATTCTGGAAGCGGACTATCCGGACATTCCCTTCCTCTGGCTGGATACGGAAGGCAGCGAGGGCGAGGTCTTCTGGCTCGAACAGGATCAGTTGCCGGAATAG